From the Deferribacterota bacterium genome, one window contains:
- the pyrE gene encoding orotate phosphoribosyltransferase: MTDQEIIEIYKSHSALLKGHFLLSSGMHSDTYLQSALVMQYPFMAEQLLEELAKKIYFYDFSTVLSPAIGGIRVGYEIARILRKRSIYAERVNGEMQLRRGFKIFEGERIMVMEDVLTTGKSVNEVLNIVKAQGAKPVLVSALIDRSNSAVSFDIPFIPLLKLNVLTYSPNECPLCKQDLPLVSPGSRHKKSD, translated from the coding sequence TCTACTTAAGGGGCATTTTTTATTATCAAGTGGTATGCACTCTGATACATATTTGCAATCTGCTCTTGTTATGCAATATCCATTTATGGCAGAACAACTGTTGGAGGAACTTGCAAAAAAGATTTATTTTTATGATTTTTCTACTGTATTAAGTCCTGCTATAGGAGGTATTAGGGTTGGCTATGAAATAGCTAGAATACTTAGGAAAAGATCTATATATGCTGAAAGGGTTAACGGTGAAATGCAATTAAGAAGGGGTTTTAAGATATTTGAAGGCGAGAGAATTATGGTTATGGAGGATGTATTGACAACAGGTAAATCAGTTAATGAAGTATTGAATATTGTAAAAGCTCAAGGTGCAAAACCAGTCCTTGTATCAGCCTTAATTGATAGAAGCAATAGCGCTGTTTCCTTTGATATTCCTTTTATACCATTATTAAAATTGAATGTTTTGACGTACTCTCCTAATGAATGTCCTCTTTGTAAACAGGATCTACCACTAGTTTCTCCTGGCAGCCGTCATAAAAAATCAGATTAG